A single Antechinus flavipes isolate AdamAnt ecotype Samford, QLD, Australia chromosome 5, AdamAnt_v2, whole genome shotgun sequence DNA region contains:
- the LOC127538786 gene encoding E3 ubiquitin-protein ligase Mdm2-like — MARASLAAPRRNLKDYWKCPSCDKINPPLPPCCHRCWTSRENWLSEEKGEVLDKGTIENPPQREEEGFDVPDCKNDKINDSQDSCVEESDEKIVQTLDSQESKDFSQPSTSKSILCSSQEDAGEFERKEAQDKEKNMGCFLPLSTVETCVICQSRPKNGCIVHGRTGHLMACFTCAKKLKKRNKPCPVCRQPIQMIVLTYFL, encoded by the exons ATGGCGAGGGCTTCTCTGGCGGCTCCACGCAGGAACTTGAAG GATTATTGGAAGTGTCCTTCCTGTGACAAAATAAACCCTCCACTTCCACCATGTTGCCACAGATGTTGGACTTCGCGAGAAAATTGGCTTTCTGAGGAGAAAGGTGAAGTTTTGGATAAAGGCACAATAGAAAATCCCCcacaaagggaagaagagggctTTGACGTTCCAGATTGTAAGAACGATAAAATCAATGACTCTCAAGATTCATGTGTTGAGGAAAGTGATGAAAAGATAGTACAGACATTAGACTCCCAAGAGAGTAAGGATTTTTCCCAGCCATCAACATCTAAAAGTATCTTGTGTAGTAGTCAGGAAGATGCTGGAGAATTTGAGAGAAAAGAAGcacaagacaaagaaaaaaatatgggatGTTTTCTTCCCCTCAGCACAGTAGAGACCTGTGTCATCTGTCAGAGCCGACCTAAAAATGGTTGCATTGTCCATGGAAGGACAGGACATCTTATGGCATGTTTTACATGTgctaagaaattgaaaaagagaaataagccTTGTCCAGTGTGCAGGCAGCCGATTCAAATGATTGTGTTAACTTATTTTCTCTAA